In Paenibacillus xylanilyticus, the genomic window TCTGCTGTGGCTATAAAACGGAAGCGGGAATTATCTATCCCGAGGAAGGTGTTCTCTATGAGGCAGAAAGATATATGCGTGTTCATATCGAGAAGGCCCATGGATCTGTTTTTGAATATTTGCTGGAGCTGGATAAAAGTGTAACAGGTTTGTCCGACGTGCAGCGGGGGTTACTTGGCCAGTTTTATGAAGGGAAGAAGGACACCGAAGTGCAGAAGGCACTGGGGATCGGCAGTGCGTCCACCATTCGGAATCACCGGTTCGTGCTGAAGGAGAAGGAACGGCAGGCCAAAATCTTTTTGGCATTAATGGAACTGCTAAAAAGCAAAGATGATTATGCTCCTGCCGAGCTCGTATTGCCTGTCACAAGACATGTGCATACGATCAACGATAAACAGTTCGATATCTCGGAACAGGACCGGGAAAAAGTGCTGGCCAAGTATTTTCCAGAAGGAACAGATGGTCCGCTATCGAGTTTTCACATGCAGCAGAAGCATAAATATATCGTTCTCACTGAAATTGCCAAACGGTTCGAGCCAAAACGCCACTATACCGAGAAACAGGTTAACGAGGTTTTACAACAAATCTATGAGGACTACGTGGAACTGAGGAGATATCTGATCGACTATGGTTTCCTGAATCGTGAAGAGGACGGCAGTCAGTACTGGTTAAACCTCACGGCAGAGCAAGAAGAGAACAAGAATACTAAACAAACGAAAACGGGAAGCGGGAATGGAGAGAATGAAGAAATGAATCGACGCAAAGAGCTTCAGGAGCAGGCCAAGGAGATCAAGACGGAGGCCGGAATATACCAGATTCGGAATGAACGAAACGGTAAAGTCTATCTGGATAGCACATTGAATCTGAAAACGATCAATGGGCAGAGATTCATGCTGCAAATGGGCAGCCATCTGAACAAGCAGCTGCAGGCGGAATGGAAT contains:
- a CDS encoding DUF2087 domain-containing protein, whose amino-acid sequence is MKSSEPLLQTATLEEIKRGYLAEGPTFTCICCGYKTEAGIIYPEEGVLYEAERYMRVHIEKAHGSVFEYLLELDKSVTGLSDVQRGLLGQFYEGKKDTEVQKALGIGSASTIRNHRFVLKEKERQAKIFLALMELLKSKDDYAPAELVLPVTRHVHTINDKQFDISEQDREKVLAKYFPEGTDGPLSSFHMQQKHKYIVLTEIAKRFEPKRHYTEKQVNEVLQQIYEDYVELRRYLIDYGFLNREEDGSQYWLNLTAEQEENKNTKQTKTGSGNGENEEMNRRKELQEQAKEIKTEAGIYQIRNERNGKVYLDSTLNLKTINGQRFMLQMGSHLNKQLQAEWNEYGDDAFTIEVLEVLKKEDNPYFDTKDALAKCLNRWMDQLEPYGEQGYHGDKKDSSA